Proteins encoded together in one Mycolicibacter minnesotensis window:
- a CDS encoding PE family protein, with protein sequence MGAFLALGSAVAPPAQADEWDWLSDLFDPTLWSASGWDSTPWWESLDLTWNDPLAGAAFGSSLTDFDQWLVETVTGAGQSVLADPFVSQIVSVINDPYVYLFGRELLGNGIDGFTGTNDSVFGSSGIFGDLGDGGFLFGNGGAGAAGADGGDAGWIGNGGAGGAGLDSLDAAIAGGIGGNGGAGGWLLGNGGIGGAGGTGFDGIDGIGGAGGAGGDGGASGFWFGAGGTGGAGGAGGRGADGIAPVLDGRAADGADGGLLPALNAAGLAGGNGADGALSDLGAQAGGHGGLGQDSLSDDGVTNALGGAGGIGGDGATGAAGGNGAAGGSATAITGATATGGDGGNGGNGGNGVSGFAGGAGGDGGAGGRSGIFGAAGIGGIGGAGGAGGVGTAGGDGGNGGNGGLAAGTTPDGTTVDSTVTATGGNGGLGGNGGIGGAGGNGGAGGNGGAGGRTGILGLRPAAADGNGGTGGAGGNSGTGGNAGNGGNAGDATTQGGTGGNGGIGGNAGAIGIGGQGGHGTTTGTAGANGLYGGSDTALSGNGGNGGAGGNGYLTTLNPTQSGNGGTGGNAGNGGAAGNIGTGGNGGTGGHGATGANGVNGVDFGDSGTSGGNGGAGGAGGHGGDGGSLAGNAGNGGAGGNGASGGNGGNGRNGAAGVTGVDDGAGHDGGDGGAGGNGGAGGAGGNAGSASHGAQGTNGSGGNGASAGNAGNAGNGGSGADGDTTNLDGGRGGNGGDRGTAGVGGTGGAAGTGGSGGADGTDGTDGSQASGGNGGDGGNGQNATAPGTDGGAGGAGGNAGIIGNGGNGGLGGSGALGANGVNPTPNQTSTAANGTSQSSSSSSGTGANGGNATNGSTTGQGGGNGGNGQGAFVTGGTLTSTSGGNGGNGGNGGDLANGGNGGNGGVAAGRNSGIVTANGGDGGQGGNGGDGGAGGNGGTGGGVGTTSTIANRGFGGDGGDGGDGGAGAKGGNGGTGGAIGTSVENPGFSVAGNGGTGGTGGTGAAGQTGGAGGVGGAGGSGGTISGNGGIGGAGGTGGTGGTGDVGGNGGTGGNGGAGQLSGSTSGNGGNGGNAGTGGAGGTGGAGGNGGAGGKALGSGDDGTGGDAGTGGNGGTGGSGGTGGAAGSAGTVVTGGIVGTAGTAGTGGSQGAAGSSGSNGQPGV encoded by the coding sequence GTGGGCGCGTTTTTGGCGTTGGGGTCGGCGGTGGCCCCGCCGGCTCAAGCTGATGAATGGGACTGGTTGTCCGATCTTTTCGATCCGACCCTGTGGTCGGCGTCGGGCTGGGACTCCACGCCCTGGTGGGAAAGCCTGGATCTGACGTGGAATGACCCGTTGGCGGGGGCGGCCTTCGGTAGTTCCCTGACGGACTTCGATCAGTGGCTGGTTGAGACGGTCACCGGTGCGGGCCAGTCCGTGTTGGCCGATCCCTTTGTCTCGCAGATCGTCTCGGTGATCAATGACCCGTACGTTTACCTATTCGGCCGCGAGCTCCTCGGCAACGGCATCGACGGCTTCACCGGAACCAACGACTCAGTATTCGGTAGTTCGGGAATCTTCGGAGACCTCGGCGACGGCGGCTTCCTGTTCGGCAACGGCGGCGCCGGAGCAGCCGGCGCCGATGGCGGAGACGCCGGCTGGATCGGCAACGGTGGTGCCGGCGGGGCCGGCCTAGACAGCCTTGATGCCGCGATCGCCGGCGGAATCGGTGGCAACGGCGGCGCAGGCGGCTGGCTGCTGGGCAATGGCGGCATCGGAGGAGCCGGCGGGACCGGATTCGACGGTATCGACGGCATCGGCGGGGCCGGAGGAGCCGGCGGCGACGGCGGGGCCAGTGGATTCTGGTTCGGCGCTGGTGGCACCGGCGGGGCCGGCGGCGCCGGTGGCCGGGGAGCTGACGGAATCGCACCGGTCCTCGACGGGCGGGCCGCCGACGGCGCTGACGGCGGGCTCTTGCCCGCACTCAACGCGGCAGGCCTGGCCGGTGGCAACGGCGCCGACGGCGCACTCAGCGACCTCGGCGCCCAGGCCGGTGGTCACGGCGGCCTGGGTCAAGACAGCCTCAGCGACGACGGTGTCACCAATGCCCTCGGCGGAGCCGGCGGCATCGGTGGCGACGGAGCAACAGGGGCAGCCGGCGGCAACGGCGCCGCGGGCGGCTCGGCCACTGCCATCACCGGTGCCACCGCCACCGGTGGTGACGGCGGCAATGGCGGCAACGGCGGCAACGGCGTATCCGGCTTCGCCGGAGGCGCCGGCGGTGATGGTGGCGCAGGAGGCCGCTCCGGGATCTTCGGAGCCGCCGGTATCGGTGGTATCGGAGGCGCCGGCGGTGCCGGTGGCGTGGGCACCGCCGGCGGCGACGGCGGAAACGGCGGCAACGGCGGCCTGGCCGCAGGAACCACACCCGATGGCACCACCGTCGACAGCACAGTGACAGCCACCGGCGGAAACGGTGGCCTCGGCGGAAACGGCGGCATCGGAGGCGCCGGAGGCAACGGTGGTGCCGGAGGCAACGGCGGCGCAGGCGGGCGGACCGGAATCCTCGGACTGCGCCCCGCCGCCGCTGACGGAAACGGCGGCACCGGAGGTGCCGGCGGCAACAGTGGCACCGGCGGAAACGCCGGCAACGGCGGCAACGCCGGCGACGCAACCACCCAAGGCGGCACCGGCGGAAACGGAGGCATCGGCGGCAACGCCGGAGCCATCGGAATCGGCGGCCAAGGCGGCCACGGCACCACCACCGGCACAGCCGGCGCAAACGGTCTCTACGGCGGATCCGACACCGCCCTCAGCGGCAACGGCGGCAACGGCGGCGCAGGCGGCAACGGCTACCTCACCACCCTCAACCCCACCCAATCCGGCAACGGCGGCACCGGCGGAAACGCCGGCAACGGCGGCGCAGCCGGCAACATCGGCACCGGCGGAAACGGCGGCACCGGAGGCCACGGCGCAACCGGAGCCAACGGAGTCAATGGTGTCGACTTCGGGGACTCCGGAACCAGTGGCGGCAACGGCGGCGCAGGTGGCGCAGGTGGCCACGGCGGTGACGGTGGCTCGCTGGCCGGCAACGCCGGAAACGGCGGCGCAGGCGGCAACGGCGCCAGCGGCGGCAACGGTGGTAACGGCCGCAACGGTGCCGCAGGCGTGACTGGGGTCGATGACGGCGCCGGCCATGACGGCGGTGACGGCGGCGCCGGTGGAAATGGGGGCGCCGGTGGCGCCGGCGGTAACGCCGGCAGCGCCTCCCACGGCGCCCAGGGCACCAACGGCAGCGGTGGAAACGGCGCCAGCGCAGGCAACGCCGGCAATGCCGGTAACGGCGGTTCCGGCGCGGACGGCGACACCACCAACCTCGACGGTGGCCGCGGCGGCAACGGCGGTGACCGCGGGACCGCAGGCGTTGGTGGAACGGGCGGTGCGGCAGGCACCGGGGGCTCCGGTGGTGCCGACGGCACTGACGGCACCGACGGCTCGCAGGCCTCCGGCGGAAACGGTGGCGACGGCGGCAACGGCCAAAACGCCACCGCACCGGGAACTGACGGTGGCGCCGGCGGCGCCGGCGGCAACGCGGGAATCATCGGCAACGGCGGCAACGGTGGCCTCGGCGGAAGCGGCGCCCTCGGTGCCAACGGCGTCAACCCCACTCCCAACCAGACCAGTACCGCCGCGAACGGAACCAGCCAATCGAGCAGCAGTTCCAGCGGCACGGGCGCCAATGGTGGCAACGCCACCAACGGCAGCACCACGGGCCAGGGCGGCGGCAACGGCGGCAACGGCCAGGGCGCCTTCGTCACCGGCGGCACCCTCACCAGCACCAGCGGCGGCAACGGCGGCAACGGCGGCAACGGCGGCGATCTCGCCAACGGTGGCAATGGTGGCAACGGCGGCGTCGCCGCTGGAAGGAACTCGGGAATCGTCACCGCCAACGGCGGCGATGGGGGCCAAGGCGGCAACGGCGGTGACGGAGGCGCCGGCGGCAACGGCGGTACCGGCGGCGGCGTCGGCACGACGTCGACGATCGCCAACCGCGGCTTCGGTGGTGACGGCGGCGATGGCGGTGACGGCGGTGCCGGGGCCAAGGGCGGAAACGGCGGCACCGGTGGCGCGATCGGCACCAGTGTCGAGAACCCCGGTTTCAGCGTCGCCGGTAACGGCGGCACCGGCGGCACCGGCGGCACCGGCGCGGCCGGGCAGACCGGCGGCGCCGGAGGGGTCGGCGGGGCTGGCGGTAGCGGCGGCACGATCAGTGGCAACGGTGGAATCGGCGGCGCGGGTGGCACGGGCGGCACCGGCGGCACCGGCGACGTCGGCGGAAACGGCGGCACCGGCGGCAACGGCGGGGCCGGACAGCTTTCCGGCAGTACCAGTGGCAACGGCGGCAACGGCGGCAACGCCGGCACCGGTGGCGCAGGTGGCACCGGCGGGGCGGGCGGCAATGGCGGAGCGGGCGGCAAAGCGCTCGGTTCGGGCGATGACGGCACGGGCGGCGACGCGGGCACCGGCGGAAACGGCGGCACCGGCGGAAGCGGCGGCACCGGCGGTGCAGCGGGCTCGGCCGGCACGGTGGTCACGGGCGGCATCGTCGGCACCGCCGGAACAGCCGGCACGGGCGGCAGCCAGGGCGCGGCAGGTTCCTCCGGCTCCAACGGTCAGCCCGGAGTCTGA